The Solanum dulcamara chromosome 2, daSolDulc1.2, whole genome shotgun sequence region tttttaattttttatctttttacaattttttttaaaattatttctaaagtattcctctttttttaaaaattgtttttaaattaaactattgAAGAATTGAAACGTACAATCAATGATTAAAGCAAACCTTATGAAAACATTGTTCAAttactctttgataccatcagagtatattatactctgatggtatcaaggagTAGGAAGTAGTCATTCAATAAAGACACTGTTCAGttactctttgataccatcagagtatattcaTATACTGTGATGGTATCACATAGGAAAAAAAGGGTGAATGCTGATATCAGAATGACATCAGCGCacgaatttaaattaaaaaaagatatgaAAGTAACGGGACatttaatgataaatattttacttttttaatgCATAAGTGTCTTTTCCCTTATTTATATGCTTAAGTTAATATGGTAAGAAAGTTAAGCTGACAACTGACAATTAATGATAATAGAGCCTTGTGATCTACTTTTTAGGTCGCATATTAGTTGTCATGTTATGCTTTTCAATagtcaaaatagatatttaatcaacattttaaaatatagattTAAATTCAATAGTCATGAGAAAAACTACAATTtatactatatttttatatagtttttgaatagctaaattttaattataaagtATTAAATTGATCTaaactaatttaattttgaaaagtaATCAAATTGACTTTCGAAAAATGAAATATGACAACTAATTCGGAACAAAAAGAGTAATTCTAATCCAAATTATAAATGCACAATTAACACAGAACATTAAaagtaacttccaatatcaaaAGGTGAATATAACAtgagaaaatttaaaattcatataacGTAACTTCATTGCTCTCTATTGAGCTAAGCCATGAAAATAACACTAACAATAAAACTATGAATGTCTTCTACATCTATGAGGCTAAATTTAGATTGTCCACAAATTCATTAATAGCCTTGTCAGAGCTACCTCCTTCACTGACTGTTTTCTTAGCCAAATCTCTCCATTTTGTTGCATTTCTTCTAATCTCATAACTCTTCTCTCCTTCCATTACCTCCTTTATACAAAACAACAACTCTTCTCTTTTAACAATTCCTAATAACTCATCCAACTTAGGTCTCACACcaatcttccatatctcatcaataaatttAGCATCCGTCATTTGATCAGAAAATTGTGGCATAGCCACCATAGGCACACCAAGGCTCAGTCCTTCAAGAGTCGAATTCCATCCACAGTGAGTCACGAAGCAACCAATAGCTTGATTTGCTAGCATTTCGAGCTGATTGCACCATGACACAATGAGTCCTTTCCCTTTTGTGGATTCTATGAATCCTTTAGGCAAATTGCATTTTTCGGTATCTCTTACAACCCAAAGGAAATTCATGTTGCTGGCTATTAAAGCGTATGTCATTTCTTCCATTTGTTTTGATGTGATTGATACCATGCTTCCAAAGGAAATGTAGATTACTGATTGATTTGGCTTTGATTTTAGCCAATTGATGCATTCTTCACTAAGGGTTTTCCATAGACTTGCTCCATATCCTTTATCACCTTCTATTCTTCCATCCAAATAAGATGAAGGCACCATTGGTCCAATCAACTTTGCTGGCCAAAACTCTGAAACTCCTCTTGCTATCTGAAATTATACATACCAATACAAAAATAACGAGATTTATAatttgataattaattttttttttggttcaatCATTCGGTATTCAACAAAATGTACGTGCACAATTATTGGGAAAAAAAAACGTACCTCTCCTTCTAGTTCTTGAAAAGAATTGTCAAAAATCCAATCAGCATTTTTCACATTAGAGAATTGGCTCATTTTCATAGCTAAATAAGCAGGGTAACTTTCAGGCTCTCTAATAAATCCAGGAACATCAATTGGGTACAAACAGGGCAAACCAGGCAATAACAATGgcttattttcttcaattttcactGGCAGCGAAAATGTTTTATGGTGAATATGAGCAAATACAGCACAAACCGTAGCCGAATTCGTAAAAAAGGCAGCCCCATAAATCCGGTGTTTTTTAGCGATATCAAGAGCCCATGGCAAGAACGAATCGTAAATAATGCAACTTATAGGATGTGTCGAATTTTCATAATTTGTGACAAGTTGTGATAGAGTTCTCGAGCCATTTTCTTCGAAGGATTTGAGGAATGCATTTGTATTTTCGGCTTGCGAGAAACCACCTTCATCAAATCCATCAGAAATTGGTTCAACTGAGATTTTGGGGAAATGAATTGAGTTCACAGTGTATTTAGTTGTGGCTATAGTTGATTTAACACCTTTTGAGACTAAACGTTTGGCAAATTGGAGAAGTGGGTTAATGTGACCTTGGCTTGGATATGGTACTAATATTACATGAGGCTCAATTCTTTTGACTTCAGCCATTTTGGTATAAAATAAAGACAATCAAACACTTTATAACTTTATGGATCTAATATTTGTGTgtttgaaagaaaatgaaataatatgCGTTATTTATAGGCTAAAATAATTTGTTTGTACTTGTGGATTACCTCAACTTAAAAAGGTTGCGTATTTAAGAAATGACTAAAAATtagtttgaattgatttttaaaacttttactTTTGACTTATTGTTATgttttaaatgtcatttttgacATATATTCACACTTCATTTTTGACTTGTAGAGTAACGCCATTGCTTACATAGGGGTAATGACGTTGGCAAATCATACGTATTTATATTTCCATTTTTGGCTATGCATGTTCAATGTTGCAGTCTACATATGGAATCACTGAGCAATCCATGTCAGTGGTCCGTTTTGGCACTATTACCTAGGACgtatttatctttttcaaatatttgaatatgaaaTTTGAAGTCAATGAATTTCTAAAACTTAAAACTATATAATATCTTTTTACTACTATTTTAAGTGTCTAAAGGGATTTAAACTTTATTAAAGGCCATGAAAACTTAGGTGGATTTTCTTTCTGTTACTTGATGAATAGATTGTTctgacataattttatatatatttaataattttttaatataaatattaaatatgttcAAAAATTATGAGCACCATATAAACTTAACTTATGTTTTGTATAGATGATTTCTTAAAATTAtctgcatattttatttatcttttaccTATAAAGCACCTCAAACCGCATATTAGCAAAAAATGTCAAATAGATATCAATTTTAAGCACTAGGGGTGTTCAATAGTTACAAAATTTAGTTGAATTATTTAAGTGAAATATGCGAATAACTTTAAAGGACCGTCGATAACTTAAGCCTTTTATATATGAAGttatttactttcttttcttttagaaGTGTGATTCACTTTAAAATGTCATGTGCACTTCAATCATCTTTATAAACTTGTCAAGTTTTATTTGACTCGCCCTTTTCAATGCATCATTCGTCAAAGCATCTTTATGTGTTACttcttttattctattttaCGTGACACTATTTAATTAGTACgatatttaaaaaaagaaaaatttttaaaatttgtggtctaaaataatttttagatatttttgtaattataaattattttattagggGTAAAAGAGAAATTTTAAAGTTGACATTCTTTTTGGTAgtacaaactaaaaaaaaaaggtgtCACATAAAATAACAATCTTTAGATATTTGtgtgattataaattattttattaagaataaaaaataattttaaaattgacaTTTGGGACGAATTAAAGAAAAGGTGCCAAATAAAATAGGACGGAGGGAGTACTAATTAATTGTAAGTGTGTAGGTGTCGTTTGACCACAAATATTCccaaatatatttggaaaaaGACTTGGAAAATAGTGTTTAACCAGATAACTTGTCATTACTTGGCAAACATCCCAAGTTCTcaaatattagaaaaaaattaatatttgggCCAAATTCtagaatttgagaatttttaaaaattaatccaaatttttatattttataaaaacactcattatttattgttttgGACTAAATTTCAATCCTAATTTGTTgtacaaaatttatacaattcatataaatattatatacaaattttatctGAGCTTGCTCTCCAAAGTCTCTTCCAATTACAAGCAGTAATAGTAATTTTTCATATGCAAATCaatgatatttttcttttgtttgcttCCTCTTTTTTCAGATTcacattaattatatttgttggTAGCTCAGACGTTTACTTTACTCTGTCCCACATTTGCCATGTCGATAGCCTTAGAATGTACAACGTTTGTGCAGCGTATAAGTTACGTGTACAAGCaactttattattatgattagaAAAAGGTCAAAAGTGtttttaaattatgaaaaaaaaaattaatttaaattatgtaaaataaataaaaatatcctcaatTGATAGTTTGATTTAAAAATGCTCATGTCTTCAATAGTTTGGTTGATAaatattcttattgttatttaatgagtCAAAAATGTCAtctttccaaataaatatataatttttttctttttaaacacatactttttctaataatgattttttacttagaaaatatttatcctacttcgattcggaaaaaaaaagaagtaaaaatattttctattttattaaaataaattgatcgatatctaaataaaaattaatgacaaATTGCTATGATCttacatatatgatatatattattaatcaAAAAAGAACATAAAGTTTCTATTTTAATCAAACATCAAAGAGTTAAAAATAGTTTTCTAAGGA contains the following coding sequences:
- the LOC129875286 gene encoding UDP-glycosyltransferase 74B1-like; this encodes MAEVKRIEPHVILVPYPSQGHINPLLQFAKRLVSKGVKSTIATTKYTVNSIHFPKISVEPISDGFDEGGFSQAENTNAFLKSFEENGSRTLSQLVTNYENSTHPISCIIYDSFLPWALDIAKKHRIYGAAFFTNSATVCAVFAHIHHKTFSLPVKIEENKPLLLPGLPCLYPIDVPGFIREPESYPAYLAMKMSQFSNVKNADWIFDNSFQELEGEIARGVSEFWPAKLIGPMVPSSYLDGRIEGDKGYGASLWKTLSEECINWLKSKPNQSVIYISFGSMVSITSKQMEEMTYALIASNMNFLWVVRDTEKCNLPKGFIESTKGKGLIVSWCNQLEMLANQAIGCFVTHCGWNSTLEGLSLGVPMVAMPQFSDQMTDAKFIDEIWKIGVRPKLDELLGIVKREELLFCIKEVMEGEKSYEIRRNATKWRDLAKKTVSEGGSSDKAINEFVDNLNLAS